From Channa argus isolate prfri chromosome 18, Channa argus male v1.0, whole genome shotgun sequence, the proteins below share one genomic window:
- the trim23 gene encoding E3 ubiquitin-protein ligase TRIM23, which yields MAAAAAGINKQGAVATMEPGIRHGRGANGSSVKVLECGVCEDIFSLQGDKVPRLLLCGHTVCHDCLTRLPLHGRAVRCPFDRQVTELGDSGVWGLKKNFALLELLERLQNGATNQSGMAEDALKGMGECIIRCDEDESHTASMYCTVCATHLCAECSQLTHSTRTLAKHRRVPLADKPHEKTLCPQHQVHAIEFVCLEEACQSGPLMCCVCKEYGKHQGHKHAVLETEANQIRASILDMAHCIRTFTDEVSEYSRKLVGIVQQIEGGEQIVEDGVGMAHTEHVPGTAESARSCVRAYFADLHETLCRQEEMALSVVDAHVRERLIWLRQQQEDMTILLSQVSTACLHCEKTLQQDDCRVVLAKQEISCLLETLQKQQHQFTELADHIQLDAGIPVTFTKDNRVHIGPKMEIRVVTLGLDGAGKTTILFKLKQDEFMQPIPTIGFNVETVEYKNLKFTIWDVGGKHKLRPLWKHYYLNTQAVVFVIDSCHRDRLMEAHSELAKLLTEKELRDALLLIFANKQDVPGAVSVEEMTELLSLHKLCCGRSWHIQGCDARSGTGLHEGLDWLSRQLVAAGVLDVA from the exons ATGGCCGCTGCTGCAGCAGGAATAAACAAGCAGGGCGCTGTAGCGACGATGGAGCCCGGTATCCGACACGGGAGGGGAGCTAATGGAAGCTCGGTTAAG GTGCTGGAGTGTGGCGTGTGTGAGGACATCTTCTCTCTTCAAGGAGACAAAGTCCCTCGACTTTTGCTGTGCGGTCACACAGTGTGCCATGACTGTCTTACCCGGCTGCCCCTCCACGGCCGAGCGGTTCGCTGCCCTTTCGACAGACAGGTCACTGAGCTGG GTGACTCTGGAGTTTGGGGTCTGAAGAAGAACTTTGCTCTGCTTGAACTTTTGGAGCGACTCCAGAACGGAGCCACCAACCAGTCGGGGATGGCTGAGGATGCTCTGAAAGGGATGGGAGAA TGTATAATCCGATGTGATGAGGATGAGAGCCACACTGCATCTATGTACTGCACAGTGTGTGCCACCCACCTGTGTGCCGAGTGCTCCCAGCTCACTCACTCTACTCGCACGCTGGCCAAACACCGCCGGGTGCCGCTGGCAGACAAGCCTCATGAGAAGACTCTCTGCCCGCAGCATCAGGTCCACGCTATCGAGTTTGTCTGCCTGGAAGAAGCGTGTCAGTCTGGGCCTctcatgtgctgtgtgtgtaaaGAGTATGGCAAGCACCAGGGACATAAG CATGCTGTTCTCGAGACTGAAGCCAATCAAATCCGTGCGTCCATTTTGGATATGGCCCACTGCATCCGCACCTTCACAGACGAGGTGTCAGAGTACTCGAGGAAGTTGGTGGGCATCGTGCAACAAATAGAGGGCGGAGAGCAGATAGTAGAGGACGGAGTTGGCATGGCACACACAGAACAT GTCCCTGGCACAGCAGAGAGCGCCCGCTCCTGTGTCCGAGCTTACTTCGCAGACCTCCACGAGACTTTATGTCGGCAGGAGGAGATGGCGCTGAGTGTGGTGGACGCTCACGTCAGGGAAAGGTTGATCTGGCTGAGGCAGCAACAGGAGGACATGACCATCCTGCTGTCTCAGGTCTCCACTGCCTGCCTGCACTGTGAAAAAACACTTCAGCAG GATGACTGTAGAGTTGTGTTGGCAAAGCAAGAGATCAGCTGTTTGCTGGAGACACTTcagaagcagcagcaccagTTCACTGAGCTGGCAGATCACATTCAGCTGGATGCTGGCATCCCTGTCACCTTCACCAAG GACAACAGAGTCCACATTGGTCCAAAAATGGAGATCCGCGTAGTGACTCTTGGGCTGGACGGAGCTGGAAAAACCACCATCCTCTTCAAGCTGAAACAAGATGAGTTCATGCAACCCATCCCAACCATCG gtttcAACGTGGAGACTGTTGAATACAAGAACTTGAAATTCACTATCTGGGATGTGGGTGGGAAACACAAGCTCAGACCCCTTTGGAAGCACTATTATCTGAACACTCAAG CGGTCGTGTTTGTGATTGACAGCTGCCACAGAGACAGACTCATGGAGGCTCACAGTGAGCTGGCCAAGCTGCTGACAGAGAAGGAGCTGAGAGACGCCTTATTGCTCATCTTCGCAAACAAACAG GATGTTCCCGGCGCGGTCTCTGTGGAGGAGATGACGGAGCTCCTGAGTCTACACAAGCTGTGCTGTGGGAGGAGCTGGCACATTCAGGGCTGTGATGCCCGAAGCGGGACGGGTCTTCACGAGGGGCTGGATTGGCTCTCTAGACAGCTGGTGGCTGCTGGCGTACTGGACGTAGCGTAA
- the ppwd1 gene encoding peptidylprolyl isomerase domain and WD repeat-containing protein 1 isoform X2 produces MKVFDVVNFDMINMLKLGFHPGQCEWIYNPGDAISTVACSEKSTGKIFVYDGRGCNKPLHIFDKMHSSSLSQIRLNPKFRVIVSADKAGMLEYWTGLPNEFKFPKHVGWEYKTDTDLYEFAKNKTYPTSLAFSPDGKKMATIASDRKVRIFRFLTGKLMRVFDESLTMFTELQQMRQQLPDMEFGRRMAVERELEKVDGIRLTNIIFDETGHFVLYGTMLGIKVINVETNRCVRILGKQENIRVVQLSLFQGVAKAMAAAAPTVEMKASDNPALDNVEPDPTIFCTAFKKNRFYMFTKREPEDTKSADSDRDIFNEKPSKEEVMAATQAEGPKRVSDSAIIHTTMGDIHIKLFPVECPKTVENFCVHSRNGYYNGHIFHRVIKGFMIQTGDPTGTGMGGESIWGGEFEDEFHATLRHDRPYTLSMANGGPATNGSQFFITVVPTPWLDNKHTVFGRCTKGMEAVQRISNVKVNPKTDKPYEDISIINITIK; encoded by the exons ATGAAAGTTTTTGATGTGGTGAACTTTGACATGATCAACATGCTGAAGTTAGG TTTCCATCCAGGACAGTGTGAGTGGATCTACAATCCTGGGGATGCAATTTCCACAGTTGCCTGTTCAGAGAAATCAACTGGGAAGATATTTGTCTATGACGGAAGAGGATGCAACAAGCCCCTCcacatttttgacaaaatgcACTCTTCATCACTGTCCCAGATCCGCCTGAATCCCAAATTTAGAGTCATTGTCTCAGCTGACAAAGCAGGAATGCTGGAATACTGGACTGGCCTCCCAAATGAATTCAAGTTCCCCAAACACGTGGGTTGGGAATACAAAACGGACACAGACTTGTATgaatttgcaaaaaacaaaacgtacCCCACCAGCCTCGCCTTTTCTCCTGATGGGAAGAAAATGGCCACAATTGCTTCTGACAGGAAAGTCAGGATTTTCCGATTTCTAACAGGAAAACTGATGAGAGTGTTTGATGAATCTTTAACT ATGttcacagagctgcagcagatgaGGCAGCAGCTGCCCGACATGGAGTTCGGGAGGAGGATGGCTGTAGAGAGAGAACTGGAGAAGGTGGATGGTATTCGACTGACAAACATCATCTTTGATGAGACCGGACACTTTGTGCTCTATGGTACCATGTTGGGCATCAAGGTCATCAATGTGGAGACCAACAG GTGTGTGCGAATCCTCGGCAAGCAGGAGAACATTCGTGTGGTCCAGCTAAGTCTGTTCCAGGGGGTTGCAAAGGcaatggcagcagcagctcccaCTGTGGAAATGAAGGCATCTGACAACCCCGCGCTAGATAACGTAGAGCCTGACCCCACCATATTCTGCACTGCATTCAAGAAGAACCGCTTCTACATG TTCACGAAGAGAGAACCGGAGGATACTAAGAGTGCAGACTCGGACAGAGACATCTTTAACGAGAAGCCTTCAAAGGAAGAAGTGATGGCTGCCACGCAGGCTGAGGGCCCAAAGAGAGTGTCTGACAGCGCCATCATCCACACTACAATGGGAGACATCCACATTAAACTCTTCCCTGTGGA ATGCCCAAAAACTGTGGAGAACTTCTGCGTCCATAGCAGGAATGGCTACTACAACGGTCACATATTCCACAGAGTGATTAAG GGTTTCATGATCCAGACGGGGGACCCGACAGGCACAGGCATGGGAGGCGAGAGCATCTGGGGAGGGGAGTTTGAAGACGAATTCCACGCCACGCTAAGGCACGATCGTCCGTACACCCTCAGCATGGCAAACGGAGGCCCCGCCACCAACGGATCCCAGTTTTTTATCACTGTTGTACCCACT CCTTGGCTTGACAACAAGCACACTGTGTTTGGAAGGTGTACGAAAGGCATGGAGGCAGTCCAGAGGATCTCCAATGTGAAAGTTAACCCCAAGACCGACAAACCGTACGAAGACATCAGCATTATCAACATCACCATTAAGTGA
- the ppwd1 gene encoding peptidylprolyl isomerase domain and WD repeat-containing protein 1 isoform X1, protein MAASENNAELKRKADVNQEGDGTEEESEWVGPMPTEATKSKKRKVLDYERVYLDNLPSAAMYERSYMHRDLITHIVCSKTDFILTASQDGHVKFWKKNEQEGIEFVKHFRSHLGVIESIAVSAEGALFCSVGDDQAMKVFDVVNFDMINMLKLGFHPGQCEWIYNPGDAISTVACSEKSTGKIFVYDGRGCNKPLHIFDKMHSSSLSQIRLNPKFRVIVSADKAGMLEYWTGLPNEFKFPKHVGWEYKTDTDLYEFAKNKTYPTSLAFSPDGKKMATIASDRKVRIFRFLTGKLMRVFDESLTMFTELQQMRQQLPDMEFGRRMAVERELEKVDGIRLTNIIFDETGHFVLYGTMLGIKVINVETNRCVRILGKQENIRVVQLSLFQGVAKAMAAAAPTVEMKASDNPALDNVEPDPTIFCTAFKKNRFYMFTKREPEDTKSADSDRDIFNEKPSKEEVMAATQAEGPKRVSDSAIIHTTMGDIHIKLFPVECPKTVENFCVHSRNGYYNGHIFHRVIKGFMIQTGDPTGTGMGGESIWGGEFEDEFHATLRHDRPYTLSMANGGPATNGSQFFITVVPTPWLDNKHTVFGRCTKGMEAVQRISNVKVNPKTDKPYEDISIINITIK, encoded by the exons ATGGCGGCGTCTGAAAATAATGCGGAGCTGAAGCGAAAAGCTGATGTTAATCAGGAAGGAGATGGAACTGAAGAAGAAAGTGAATGGGTCGGACCCATGCCAACCGAGGCCACAAAGTCCAAGAAACGGAAAG TGCTCGATTATGAGCGCGTTTATCTGGACAACCTTCCTTCAGCTGCGATGTATGAGCGGAGCTACATGCACAGAGACCTTATCACACACATAGTTTGTTCCAA GACAGACTTTATTCTCACAGCCAGCCAGGATGGCCATGTCAAATTTTGGAAGAAGAATGAGCAGGAGGGAATAGAGTTTGTTAAACACTTTAGAAGTCATCTTG GTGTGATAGAAAGCATTGCTGTCAGTGCTGAAGGAGCCCTCTTCTGTTCTGTCGGTGATGATCAGGCCATGAAAGTTTTTGATGTGGTGAACTTTGACATGATCAACATGCTGAAGTTAGG TTTCCATCCAGGACAGTGTGAGTGGATCTACAATCCTGGGGATGCAATTTCCACAGTTGCCTGTTCAGAGAAATCAACTGGGAAGATATTTGTCTATGACGGAAGAGGATGCAACAAGCCCCTCcacatttttgacaaaatgcACTCTTCATCACTGTCCCAGATCCGCCTGAATCCCAAATTTAGAGTCATTGTCTCAGCTGACAAAGCAGGAATGCTGGAATACTGGACTGGCCTCCCAAATGAATTCAAGTTCCCCAAACACGTGGGTTGGGAATACAAAACGGACACAGACTTGTATgaatttgcaaaaaacaaaacgtacCCCACCAGCCTCGCCTTTTCTCCTGATGGGAAGAAAATGGCCACAATTGCTTCTGACAGGAAAGTCAGGATTTTCCGATTTCTAACAGGAAAACTGATGAGAGTGTTTGATGAATCTTTAACT ATGttcacagagctgcagcagatgaGGCAGCAGCTGCCCGACATGGAGTTCGGGAGGAGGATGGCTGTAGAGAGAGAACTGGAGAAGGTGGATGGTATTCGACTGACAAACATCATCTTTGATGAGACCGGACACTTTGTGCTCTATGGTACCATGTTGGGCATCAAGGTCATCAATGTGGAGACCAACAG GTGTGTGCGAATCCTCGGCAAGCAGGAGAACATTCGTGTGGTCCAGCTAAGTCTGTTCCAGGGGGTTGCAAAGGcaatggcagcagcagctcccaCTGTGGAAATGAAGGCATCTGACAACCCCGCGCTAGATAACGTAGAGCCTGACCCCACCATATTCTGCACTGCATTCAAGAAGAACCGCTTCTACATG TTCACGAAGAGAGAACCGGAGGATACTAAGAGTGCAGACTCGGACAGAGACATCTTTAACGAGAAGCCTTCAAAGGAAGAAGTGATGGCTGCCACGCAGGCTGAGGGCCCAAAGAGAGTGTCTGACAGCGCCATCATCCACACTACAATGGGAGACATCCACATTAAACTCTTCCCTGTGGA ATGCCCAAAAACTGTGGAGAACTTCTGCGTCCATAGCAGGAATGGCTACTACAACGGTCACATATTCCACAGAGTGATTAAG GGTTTCATGATCCAGACGGGGGACCCGACAGGCACAGGCATGGGAGGCGAGAGCATCTGGGGAGGGGAGTTTGAAGACGAATTCCACGCCACGCTAAGGCACGATCGTCCGTACACCCTCAGCATGGCAAACGGAGGCCCCGCCACCAACGGATCCCAGTTTTTTATCACTGTTGTACCCACT CCTTGGCTTGACAACAAGCACACTGTGTTTGGAAGGTGTACGAAAGGCATGGAGGCAGTCCAGAGGATCTCCAATGTGAAAGTTAACCCCAAGACCGACAAACCGTACGAAGACATCAGCATTATCAACATCACCATTAAGTGA